One stretch of Sander vitreus isolate 19-12246 chromosome 16, sanVit1, whole genome shotgun sequence DNA includes these proteins:
- the ajm1 gene encoding apical junction component 1 homolog, which yields MTRTDPPNILVSTVHQDIKVVPISSHYKSLQPSKQCDSIHHSTLEDSKSKVNKRHCQTFDFKSLEYPKSQKYSMESPYKKADRHAANPDVAWNALGRQQRYRFSAPDIFSHRLTPQPMAADMTSEVVVPEQKRRTRSKSAPRVQTSLTPVSFDGSSSSGRKGRESQRVPRESRWRPEVSPRRESSHAATRAHMHDVHPIKLQPQIGDSSRYSPHYAADNSEDGELDKPATSPHVRCRVDIKPDDGALHHTGRKQATPHVDIPWQRHHSGGSRSLTVPRYFSYSRTPTPTDSLGTERRQAYQYSRSMPNSCLQPMEIPLQRMPSSGDYYGRERRAHSSPNVPTKFFYADDPGRYVTTAPPQPSSCFHDEGYTPGQTYTPKVQYVQDPRTRMVHAVATRPYYPEMEHYPYSGQTGYPKPYAANEPGPYIIQTPPTRIFYGDDPRSYQIQTAPPRFYYSSDMYAMPPEHHVPARAYYTEGRRHARVIPAQTDDWYGSDASGYSTNPASYVSQVTPTRVRQEPVLTPWYANPCVEPQRIGTDSKSYSRSWDNILNSRVEKEQPLPVQRGQSYDDLLDSRKPAAATGDKPQPVVVNLSSSPRRYAALSLSDNSLIDKSPTETSKSTASKLWFVTPEITITDNDIRPGKINKAEGRSASWDILDSRSTQQGPELSQRDFESSTKEKTHDNASLQQSLEQLDELLADLVTDYKPPSRRASEDILDQLKKLIDEEEAVSLSRKSSRACTEEPAPLDKQPMSIRMNPDAFRDMDGASDAMKSADECSPDQSPDEDDTMMCSNNKCRRTETLFNACLYFKSCHSCYTYYCSRNCRREDWDIHKESCLYGRIGSICRHIIKHCRETVDVHKAFSRIAKVGYLSRGRGVLFLGFPNPASSSNFLQYGLDSLHMSPTYLSLRELESFKDNLGEYCKELQEAGKEYDPNECFILNVSIAVGDQLPDGPSPRNQAPTVRKYAKVALASFSPERKVHKKESDMETLILTPPPGTADIDKEGEEGQKAREICFINIQRELRIRGVFLRHEYPRVYQLLCEFVESNRRFTPTTIYPIDKRTGKQFMCMIMAASEPRTLDWVGTPHLLDDII from the coding sequence ATGACACGCACAGACCCTCCTAACATACTGGTATCAACTGTGCATCAAGATATTAAAGTGGTCCCCATTTCTTCACACTACAAGTCCTTGCAACCCTCCAAACAATGTGATTCTATACATCACAGCACACTGGAGGACAGTAAGAGCAAAGTCAATAAGAGGCACTGCCAAACCTTTGACTTTAAGTCATTGGAGTACCCAAAATCACAAAAATATTCAATGGAGTCCCCATACAAGAAGGCCGATAGGCATGCAGCCAACCCAGATGTTGCCTGGAATGCTTTGGGCCGCCAGCAGAGATACCGCTTCTCTGCTCCAGACATTTTCAGCCATAGGTTAACTCCTCAACCAATGGCTGCAGATATGACCAGTGAAGTTGTTGTCCCAGAACAAAAAAGAAGGACCAGGTCAAAAAGTGCCCCTAGGGTCCAGACCAGTCTCACCCCTGTGTCTTTTGACGGGTCCTCATCTTCTGGGAGGAAGGGCAGGGAGTCCCAAAGGGTTCCCAGAGAATCTCGCTGGAGACCAGAAGTATCACCGCGTAGGGAGTCCTCCCATGCAGCAACTAGGGCTCATATGCATGATGTCCATCCCATTAAGTTGCAGCCTCAAATAGGTGACAGCAGTAGATACTCACCTCACTATGCTGCTGATAATTCTGAGGATGGAGAGCTGGATAAACCAGCAACTAGCCCTCATGTCAGGTGTCGGGTGGACATCAAACCTGATGACGGAGCATTACATCATACAGGACGGAAACAAGCTACACCTCATGTGGATATTCCCTGGCAGAGGCACCACAGTGGGGGAAGTAGGAGTCTGACTGTACCACGCTATTTTTCCTACTCAAGAACACCAACTCCAACTGATTCGTTAGGTACAGAGCGTAGGCAAGCTTATCAATATTCCCGCAGCATGCCAAATAGTTGCCTTCAACCCATGGAGATTCCCCTGCAAAGAATGCCTTCATCAGGTGATTACTATGGTAGGGAGCGCAGAGCTCATTCCAGTCCTAATGTGCCAACCAAGTTCTTTTATGCAGATGACCCAGGGAGATATGTTACTACTGCTCCTCCCCAACCAAGTTCTTGCTTTCATGATGAAGGCTACACACCAGGACAAACATATACTCCAAAAGTGCAATATGTACAAGACCCAAGGACTCGAATGGTGCACGCTGTAGCTACAAGACCCTATTATCCTGAGATGGAGCACTATCCTTACTCTGGGCAGACAGGGTATCCCAAACCCTATGCAGCAAATGAACCAGGGCCATACATCATACAGACACCTCCAACAAGAATATTCTATGGCGATGACCCAAGGTCTTATCAAATCCAGACTGCTCCACCAAGGTTTTATTATTCCAGTGACATGTATGCAATGCCACCAGAGCATCATGTCCCAGCAAGGGCATATTACACGGAGGGCCGGAGACATGCTAGAGTGATTCCGGCACAAACAGATGACTGGTATGGCTCAGATGCATCTGGTTATTCCACCAATCCTGCCTCTTATGTATCTCAAGTCACTCCTACCAGAGTTCGTCAAGAGCCTGTGTTAACACCATGGTATGCCAACCCATGCGTAGAACCGCAAAGAATTGGCACAGATTCTAAATCGTACTCAAGGTCCTGGGACAATATTCTCAACTCTCGTGTAGAGAAGGAACAGCCTCTTCCTGTACAGCGGGGTCAGAGCTATGATGATCTTCTTGACTCGAGGAAGCCTGCAGCAGCCACAGGAGACAAACCACAACCAGTGGTAGTAAATCTTTCCAGTTCACCAAGACGCTATGCAGCCTTATCATTGTCTGACAACTCACTAATTGACAAAAGCCCAACAGAGACATCAAAGAGCACTGCTAGTAAACTCTGGTTTGTCACTCCCGAGATAACAATCACTGATAATGACATTCGACCAGGAAAAATTAATAAGGCGGAAGGACGGTCTGCTAGTTGGGACATCCTTGACTCCAGAAGCACCCAGCAGGGTCCAGAACTGTCTCAGCGTGACTTTGAAAGCTCAACCAAAGAGAAGACACACGACAATGCCTCCCTACAGCAAAGCCTTGAACAACTTGATGAGCTTCTGGCAGATCTTGTGACAGATTACAAGCCACCCAGTAGAAGGGCGAGTGAGGACATTCTTGATCAACTAAAGAAATTAATTGATGAGGAAGAAGCAGTGTCTCTGTCTAGGAAGAGCTCAAGGGCATGTACAGAGGAACCAGCTCCTCTTGACAAACAGCCAATGTCAATAAGAATGAATCCTGATGCTTTTCGAGACATGGACGGGGCCAGTGATGCCATGAAGAGTGCTGATGAGTGCTCCCCAGATCAGAGCCCAGATGAGGATGATACAATGATGTGCTCTAACAACAAATGCCGGAGGACAGAGACCCTGTTTAATGCTTGTCTATATTTTAAATCCTGCCACAGCTGCTACACTTACTACTGCTCTCGTAACTGTCGCAGGGAGGACTGGGACATTCATAAAGAAAGCTGCCTGTATGGAAGAATTGGCAGCATATGCCGTCACATCATCAAACACTGCCGGGAGACTGTTGACGTCCACAAAGCCTTTTCCCGTATTGCCAAAGTTGGCTACCTTTCTCGAGGTAGAGGAGTCCTGTTCCTTGGTTTTCCAAATCCTGCGTCATCCAGTAATTTCCTGCAGTATGGCCTGGATAGTCTACATATGTCTCCCACATACCTGTCCCTCCGAGAGCTTGAAAGCTTCAAGGACAACCTAGGGGAGTACTGTAAGGAGCTGCAGGAAGCTGGTAAAGAGTACGACCCTAACGAATGTTTTATCTTGAATGTATCCATTGCTGTTGGTGACCAATTGCCTGACGGGCCATCACCAAGGAACCAAGCTCCAACTGTCAGAAAATATGCAAAGGTAGCACTGGCTTCCTTCAGCCCTGAGAGAAAGGTTCACAAGAAAGAAAGTGACATGGAAACGCTTATTCTCACTCCACCCCCTGGAACAGCAGATATTgacaaagagggagaggaaggccAGAAGGCtagggaaatctgttttatAAATATACAACGGGAGTTAAGGATTCGAGGGGTTTTCCTACGCCATGAATACCCACGGGTATATCAGCTGCTCTGTGAGTTTGTGGAAAGTAACAGAAGGTTCACGCCCACAACTATTTATCCTATTGATAAGAGGACCGGTAAACAGTTTATGTGCATGATTATGGCTGCCTCTGAGCCCAGGACGTTGGACTGGGTAGGCACCCCGCATCTCCTTGATGACATTATTTAA